GGGCGTCCTACGAACCCGCGACGACGGCGGAGTTCCGCGGCTGCACGATCGCGAAGACCGGCCCGTGGGGTCAGGGCCCGGCGCTCCTGCAGACCCTCCGGCTGCTCGAACCGCTCGACGACGCCCGGCTCGACCCCTCGACCGAGCTCGGCGCGCACACGATCGCCGAGGCCCTGAAGCTCGCGCTGGCCGACCGCGAGGCGTTCTACGGTGACGGGGACGTGCCCCTCGACGTGCTGCTCTCGGACGAGTACACCGACGCGCGCCGGGCACTGATCGGCGAGCGTGCGTCGGCCGAACTGCGTCCGGGGACGGTCGACGGGGTCGTGCACGCCATGCCGCCGGTCCGGACGTCGTACGCGACCGGTGCCGCGGCGGGGCTCGGCGAACCGACCGTGCAGGTCGCTCGGGACCGGACCCCAGCCGCGGCTGCCGCACCCGCCGCGCCCGCCGCGCCTGCTGCTCCCGCCGCTCCCGTCGAGGACCGCGGCGAGCCGTTCGTCGCCCCGGACGGCGAGACCCGCGGCGACACCTGCCACATCGACGTCGTCGACCGCTGGGGCAACATCGTCAGCGCGACCCCGTCCGGTGGCTGGCTGCAGTCGTCCCCGACGATCCCCGAGCTCGGCTTCTGCCTCGGCACCCGGCTGCAGATGACCTGGCTCGAACCGGGCACGGCGTCGACGCTGCGCCCCGGCGAGCGCCCGCGCACCACACTCACCCCGACGCTGGTGCTCCGCGACGGCGAACCGGTCGCCGCGCTCGGCTCACCCGGCGGCGACCAGCAGGACCAGTGGCAGCTGCTGTTCCTGCTGCGGTGGATCGTCGGCGGGTACTCCCCGCAGCAGGCGATCGACGCCCCCGCGCTGCACACCACGTCGTTCCCGGGGTCCTTCTGGCCGCGCACGTGGGAACCGGCGGGGCTCGTGGTCGAGGACCGCCTCGGGGACGACGTGATCGCCGGCCTCGAGGCCCGCGGGCACGTCGTCACCCGGGCGGGCGACTGGGCGCTCGGTCGACTGTCCTGCGTGACGCGGGACCCCGCGACCGGCGTGCTCGGCGCTGCGGCGAACTCGCGGGGCGCGCAGGGCTACGCCGCCGGACGCTGACCGCCCCGAGGGGACGGGGTCAGAGCGTCGGGACGACCACCGCGCGGCCCGAGAGCTCGCCGGCCTCGAGCTTCCGGTACGCCTCGAGCGCGTCGGACAGGGCGTAGCGCTCGACGTCGGGGACGATCTGCCCCGCACGGTACATCGCGACGACCTCGTGCAGGTCCTCGATGGTGCCCCAGTACGTGTTCGTGATGGTCGACTCGTACGGCGTCCGGAAGAAGTTCCACTCGGTGGTGCCACCGGCGATCCCGACGACGGTGAACCGGCCACCGATGGCCATGGACGC
The sequence above is a segment of the Curtobacterium sp. BH-2-1-1 genome. Coding sequences within it:
- a CDS encoding gamma-glutamyltransferase family protein, whose amino-acid sequence is MPNPAFTPPTAHPTRPYIRGTFGTAAATHWIATATAQSVLERGGNAFDAAVAGAFVLQVVEPHLNGPGGDLTAVFATATDPTPTVLVGQGPAPAGATPEHYRAEGLDLVPGSGALAATVLGAVDAWLLLLRDHGTWELADVLAPAVGYARDGHPVTPAVVRTITAVRDLFRQHWPTSAAQWLPGGAVPVPGELVRNEALASVFERLVAAGADADTRTARIDAARGEWAEGFVAEAIDRFVREPHRHASGTDHAGVIRASDLAAFRASYEPATTAEFRGCTIAKTGPWGQGPALLQTLRLLEPLDDARLDPSTELGAHTIAEALKLALADREAFYGDGDVPLDVLLSDEYTDARRALIGERASAELRPGTVDGVVHAMPPVRTSYATGAAAGLGEPTVQVARDRTPAAAAAPAAPAAPAAPAAPVEDRGEPFVAPDGETRGDTCHIDVVDRWGNIVSATPSGGWLQSSPTIPELGFCLGTRLQMTWLEPGTASTLRPGERPRTTLTPTLVLRDGEPVAALGSPGGDQQDQWQLLFLLRWIVGGYSPQQAIDAPALHTTSFPGSFWPRTWEPAGLVVEDRLGDDVIAGLEARGHVVTRAGDWALGRLSCVTRDPATGVLGAAANSRGAQGYAAGR